One genomic window of Halorhabdus sp. CBA1104 includes the following:
- a CDS encoding helix-turn-helix transcriptional regulator, which translates to MNGDIYERQADLCSVFSNPKRLQILDVLQDGEEQTVSAIQDATGIPQSTVSRHLKLMRDRGVLKKREDGVYNYYVLTDERIADGMNTMRDVLVDQLERDTDLLASER; encoded by the coding sequence GTGAACGGGGACATCTACGAGCGTCAGGCGGACCTCTGTTCGGTATTTTCGAATCCGAAGCGACTGCAGATTCTCGACGTGTTACAGGACGGCGAGGAACAGACGGTCTCTGCGATCCAGGACGCAACGGGAATCCCTCAGTCGACCGTCTCCAGACACCTCAAACTGATGCGCGACCGAGGAGTCCTCAAGAAGCGCGAGGACGGCGTGTATAACTATTACGTCCTCACTGACGAGCGGATTGCGGACGGAATGAACACCATGCGTGATGTCCTGGTTGACCAACTCGAACGCGACACCGACCTCCTCGCGTCCGAGCGGTGA
- a CDS encoding helix-turn-helix domain-containing protein: protein MSLKEQLRSESSADRALEAIFDLTHAERQTYKAILEVDGPVTVAEIATEMKCASTSAYRYVDTLERKGLFRQVNENYEDTGRSAYVANSPEFVADRMEQEIEEMFEKCSTSIEECRAAFEAQANPP from the coding sequence GTGAGTCTGAAAGAGCAACTTCGGTCCGAATCGAGCGCCGATCGTGCACTTGAGGCGATCTTCGACCTCACCCACGCCGAGCGCCAGACCTACAAGGCGATCCTGGAGGTCGATGGACCGGTGACGGTGGCCGAGATCGCGACGGAGATGAAGTGTGCAAGTACGTCCGCGTACCGCTACGTCGACACGCTCGAAAGGAAAGGGCTCTTTCGCCAGGTGAACGAGAACTACGAGGACACCGGCCGGTCGGCCTACGTGGCGAACTCCCCGGAGTTCGTCGCCGACCGAATGGAACAGGAAATCGAAGAGATGTTTGAAAAGTGCAGTACGTCGATCGAGGAATGTCGGGCGGCCTTCGAGGCGCAAGCAAACCCGCCTTGA
- a CDS encoding C4-dicarboxylate transporter, with translation MGRTESRLDGVVEYFGPQWFGSTMGTGALGVALALVAAEYSLPAVATLAQFFVTLTAILTTVFTVPWFVRIVTHPAQVRTDLTHPIRSQFFPTMPITLIVLGVGIARTMGDTLPATVLEPLLVGLFVTGSVGIFWFGLLLVTIMFVNDGIATEHGVFAWYIPPVSHLVIPLLGFWLVENVYAGTAVGQFIFVVSMMALGVGSFMFLFFGSIILHRYAYESLPREKLAPTFVIGLAPTAVLVIAIGRFVRALEAGVGFDLAVEPIVAGMKLLAIVLWGFSAWWFLLTVAVVAYYVTRRDHPFFFTWWAYTFPTGAFAISAGVMGHLLDVAAFEAILAGVTGLLVIVWTVTTALTGRMVLRGHAFTPE, from the coding sequence ATGGGACGGACGGAGTCGCGGCTGGACGGTGTCGTGGAGTATTTCGGCCCGCAGTGGTTCGGTTCGACGATGGGGACCGGTGCGCTGGGCGTCGCCCTGGCGCTGGTCGCTGCCGAGTACTCCCTCCCAGCAGTCGCCACACTCGCACAGTTCTTCGTCACGTTGACTGCCATTTTGACGACCGTTTTCACCGTTCCCTGGTTCGTGCGAATCGTGACGCACCCGGCCCAGGTCCGGACGGATTTGACCCATCCGATCCGGAGTCAGTTCTTTCCGACGATGCCGATCACGTTGATCGTACTCGGTGTCGGCATCGCCCGGACGATGGGAGACACCCTTCCGGCTACGGTCCTCGAACCGCTATTGGTCGGGCTGTTCGTGACTGGGAGCGTCGGCATCTTCTGGTTCGGACTCCTGTTGGTCACGATCATGTTCGTAAACGACGGCATCGCGACCGAGCACGGCGTCTTCGCCTGGTACATCCCGCCGGTCTCGCACCTGGTGATCCCCCTCCTCGGATTCTGGTTGGTCGAGAACGTCTACGCCGGAACCGCAGTGGGACAGTTCATCTTCGTCGTCTCGATGATGGCACTGGGCGTCGGCAGCTTCATGTTCCTGTTCTTCGGCTCGATCATTCTCCATCGCTACGCCTACGAATCCCTCCCCCGGGAGAAACTCGCGCCGACGTTCGTGATCGGACTCGCCCCGACGGCCGTGCTCGTCATCGCGATCGGTCGGTTCGTCCGTGCCCTAGAGGCGGGCGTCGGATTCGACCTCGCTGTCGAGCCGATCGTCGCGGGCATGAAACTGCTCGCGATTGTCCTGTGGGGCTTTTCGGCCTGGTGGTTCCTGCTGACGGTGGCTGTCGTGGCATACTATGTGACTCGCCGCGATCATCCGTTCTTCTTCACCTGGTGGGCCTACACGTTTCCGACAGGTGCTTTTGCCATTTCCGCGGGCGTGATGGGCCACCTCTTAGACGTCGCGGCCTTCGAAGCGATCCTGGCCGGCGTCACTGGCCTGCTCGTGATCGTCTGGACGGTCACGACCGCCCTCACGGGCCGGATGGTGCTCCGCGGTCACGCTTTTACGCCGGAGTAG
- the tsaA gene encoding tRNA (N6-threonylcarbamoyladenosine(37)-N6)-methyltransferase TrmO — MTERDTMDFNVTQIGTVDSEFEQPTGPDEMRDAECTIVVDDAYEDALYRIEDNDHFKIVFYIHEADEPTLRGPRRYGVERGTFACRSPNRPSPIGTTTVELLERDGLELRVRGLDAIDGTPVLDIKPYAPSLDQPDEQDEDRCEAPRGRIERAIRNREREELLLRTGEIHGHFCPYLALGVMAGVHAMRELKTESEGMEDIVAIVETNSCFADGVQIVTGCTFGNNALIYRDFGKTAVTLVSRDNPDEGVRVHVKEREEIIERDYPAARELFDRVIGEGKGTPADRERLTERWAEVAFDLIERPIHDLCDVESGVAVDLPDRAPVFEDAICADCGESVMAPKAVERDGERYCRDCVDGSFLQLDGRGLGRIEPSE, encoded by the coding sequence TTGACAGAGCGTGATACGATGGATTTCAACGTAACCCAAATTGGAACGGTAGACAGCGAGTTCGAACAACCGACCGGTCCGGACGAGATGCGAGACGCCGAGTGTACGATCGTCGTGGACGATGCATACGAAGACGCATTGTACCGAATCGAGGACAACGACCACTTCAAGATCGTCTTCTACATCCACGAGGCCGACGAGCCGACGCTCAGAGGGCCGCGACGGTACGGTGTCGAGCGCGGCACCTTCGCCTGTCGGAGCCCCAACCGACCGAGTCCGATCGGGACCACTACTGTCGAACTGCTCGAACGCGACGGGCTAGAGCTGCGCGTCCGGGGACTCGACGCGATTGACGGGACACCCGTGCTGGACATCAAGCCCTACGCCCCGAGTCTCGACCAGCCTGACGAACAAGACGAGGACCGCTGTGAAGCGCCGCGGGGACGGATCGAACGCGCGATCCGGAATCGGGAACGCGAGGAACTGCTCTTGCGGACGGGCGAGATTCACGGCCACTTCTGTCCATATCTTGCCCTCGGTGTGATGGCCGGTGTCCACGCGATGCGGGAACTCAAGACGGAAAGCGAAGGCATGGAGGACATCGTGGCCATCGTCGAGACGAATAGCTGCTTTGCCGATGGCGTCCAGATCGTGACGGGCTGTACGTTCGGAAACAACGCCCTGATCTATCGCGATTTCGGCAAGACAGCTGTGACGCTCGTCTCCCGTGATAATCCGGACGAGGGCGTCCGGGTCCACGTCAAAGAGCGCGAGGAGATCATCGAACGGGACTACCCGGCGGCGAGGGAGCTATTCGATCGCGTGATCGGCGAGGGCAAGGGAACGCCCGCGGACCGGGAACGTCTGACCGAGCGCTGGGCCGAGGTAGCCTTCGACCTGATTGAGCGGCCGATCCACGACCTCTGTGACGTCGAGTCAGGCGTCGCCGTTGATCTCCCCGATCGTGCGCCGGTCTTCGAGGACGCGATCTGTGCCGACTGTGGCGAGTCGGTTATGGCACCGAAAGCGGTCGAACGCGACGGCGAGAGGTACTGTCGGGACTGCGTGGACGGGTCGTTTCTGCAACTCGACGGGCGTGGACTGGGTCGGATCGAACCGTCGGAGTGA
- a CDS encoding ABC transporter ATP-binding protein: MSLEIQHLRFAYSDEPVLDGIDLTAESGELLGLLGPNGSGKSTLLQCCNRLLEPDAGHVSLEGDPVGDLAADERARRIGYVPQAESQAFPASVFETILQGRRPHGGWTPSDRDREAVQVTIERLGLDGLVSRNVGDLSGGQRQKVRLGRALVGDPSVLLLDEPTSALDLKHRLEMMDLVVEHVRQRDMTGVVAIHDLNLAARYCDRVALLADGAVHAVGMPDVLTPETVREVYGVEASVREHRNRRLVVPEAPVGTEPVDSGTAMDRSVREPQAPDRTTTDD; the protein is encoded by the coding sequence GTGAGTCTCGAAATTCAGCATCTCAGGTTCGCGTACAGTGACGAACCTGTCCTGGATGGGATCGACCTTACCGCTGAGTCGGGCGAACTGCTCGGCCTCCTCGGCCCGAATGGCTCGGGCAAGAGTACACTGTTGCAGTGCTGTAATCGGCTGCTGGAGCCAGACGCGGGACACGTCTCTCTCGAGGGCGACCCGGTGGGCGACCTCGCGGCCGACGAGCGGGCTCGCCGGATCGGCTACGTCCCGCAGGCCGAATCACAGGCGTTCCCGGCCTCGGTCTTCGAGACGATCCTTCAGGGGCGACGGCCCCACGGCGGGTGGACGCCAAGCGACCGCGATCGAGAGGCCGTCCAGGTCACGATTGAACGGCTTGGACTCGACGGCCTCGTGTCCCGGAACGTGGGCGACCTCTCGGGTGGGCAACGCCAGAAGGTCCGGCTGGGTCGCGCCCTCGTGGGCGATCCCTCGGTACTGTTGCTCGACGAACCGACGAGTGCACTGGACCTGAAACACCGCCTCGAGATGATGGATCTCGTCGTCGAACACGTCCGCCAGCGCGACATGACGGGGGTTGTCGCGATCCACGACCTCAACCTCGCCGCTCGCTATTGCGATCGGGTCGCGCTGCTGGCTGACGGGGCCGTTCACGCTGTCGGGATGCCGGACGTCCTGACGCCCGAGACAGTCCGGGAAGTCTACGGTGTCGAGGCGTCTGTCCGCGAGCACCGCAATCGGCGACTGGTCGTTCCGGAAGCGCCAGTCGGAACGGAACCGGTCGACAGCGGAACCGCGATGGATCGTTCAGTACGGGAACCGCAAGCGCCCGATCGAACGACGACTGACGATTGA
- a CDS encoding iron ABC transporter permease, with product MLVVTVLLALAIGSVQVPLADLLAALVGGGTELHRNIVWRNRLPRVLAAVAAGGGLAVAGAAMQTVLRNPLGAPYTLGISQAAAFGAALAILLTGVGTGATAGGFLATSLTPIAAFLAGMVSTGVILLLVTYRRATPETMILTGVALGSLFQAGLTLLQYFASDTEVAAIVYWTFGDVGRVGWPKVLVLLAVVLAATAYFVHHGWDYDVLDAGTDTAKSLGMNVESLRIRGMAVASLVTALIVSFVGIIGFVGLVAPHIVRMVIGGTERYLMPASALVGATLLVAADTVARTVLAPVVLPVGILTSFIGAPLFIYLVVEGRDYW from the coding sequence TTGCTCGTCGTCACAGTCTTGCTTGCGCTCGCGATCGGTTCCGTGCAAGTACCGCTGGCCGACTTGCTCGCGGCCCTCGTCGGCGGTGGCACGGAACTCCACCGGAATATTGTCTGGCGCAATCGCCTGCCACGGGTGCTTGCCGCCGTCGCGGCCGGCGGTGGCCTCGCCGTGGCCGGAGCGGCGATGCAGACCGTCCTCCGGAATCCCCTGGGCGCGCCGTACACGCTCGGCATCTCCCAGGCGGCGGCCTTCGGTGCGGCGCTGGCCATACTCCTCACTGGCGTTGGTACGGGGGCAACAGCCGGTGGATTTCTCGCCACGTCGCTGACGCCGATCGCCGCGTTCCTGGCGGGAATGGTCTCGACTGGGGTGATTCTGTTGCTGGTGACCTATCGGCGGGCCACGCCCGAGACGATGATTCTGACTGGCGTCGCGCTCGGCTCGCTGTTCCAGGCCGGCTTGACGCTGTTGCAGTACTTCGCCAGCGACACGGAAGTTGCGGCGATCGTCTACTGGACGTTCGGCGACGTCGGCCGCGTGGGCTGGCCGAAAGTGCTCGTGCTGCTCGCTGTCGTTCTCGCCGCGACGGCGTACTTCGTCCACCACGGCTGGGACTACGACGTCCTCGACGCTGGAACGGACACGGCAAAAAGTCTCGGCATGAACGTCGAGTCGCTACGGATTCGCGGGATGGCAGTCGCCTCGCTCGTGACCGCGCTAATTGTTTCTTTCGTCGGAATAATTGGGTTCGTCGGGTTGGTCGCCCCGCACATCGTGCGAATGGTCATCGGCGGCACGGAGCGATACCTCATGCCGGCGTCGGCACTGGTCGGCGCGACGCTACTCGTCGCGGCCGATACAGTCGCCCGGACGGTGCTGGCACCGGTCGTGTTGCCGGTCGGGATCCTCACGTCGTTCATTGGCGCGCCGCTGTTCATCTATCTCGTCGTCGAAGGGAGGGACTACTGGTGA
- a CDS encoding ABC transporter substrate-binding protein → MQSRRSVLRALGVSTVFGASGCLDAISASGEGPKNTSREIIDGFGREVPVPERAERVVGVGPGSLRQIAYLGATDRVVGVEDADPSILWAPYNLANRELRENRVIGSAGPNAGGNSEEILAVDPDVILYYGDSSRAESLQSQTDTPVVGLEIVDFVDRQARETMFDTWRLVGDVLGKEDRAETLIGFVRETIEDLRTRADGIAAGERTRAYVGAISYKGAHGIATTRKRFAPFHWTGVENVAGGIDTDAPSVQVSDEQLLAWDPETMFVSASNLGRAREDAALSPEYDSIRAVETGETYSILPHATYHHNYGSILANAYFVGKTVYPDRFDDVNVEATTNEIFETMLGTGLYAELLETYDAFQRLEFR, encoded by the coding sequence ATGCAATCGCGACGGTCCGTACTCAGGGCGCTCGGTGTCAGCACTGTCTTCGGCGCTTCGGGGTGTCTGGACGCGATTTCGGCGTCCGGGGAGGGACCGAAGAATACGTCACGAGAGATCATCGACGGCTTCGGGCGGGAAGTCCCGGTCCCGGAACGCGCCGAGCGGGTCGTTGGGGTGGGGCCGGGTTCGCTCCGGCAGATCGCCTATCTCGGCGCCACCGATCGCGTCGTCGGCGTCGAAGATGCGGACCCCTCGATACTGTGGGCCCCGTACAATCTGGCGAACCGCGAACTCCGCGAGAACCGAGTGATCGGCTCAGCCGGCCCCAACGCTGGTGGCAATAGTGAGGAGATCCTCGCCGTCGATCCGGACGTGATCCTCTATTACGGGGATAGCTCCCGGGCCGAGTCGCTGCAATCCCAGACGGACACGCCGGTCGTCGGCCTCGAGATCGTCGATTTCGTCGACCGCCAGGCGCGTGAGACGATGTTCGACACCTGGCGGCTCGTCGGTGACGTGCTGGGCAAGGAAGACCGCGCCGAGACACTGATCGGGTTCGTCAGAGAGACGATCGAGGATCTCCGGACGCGGGCGGACGGAATCGCGGCCGGCGAGCGAACCCGGGCGTACGTCGGGGCGATCAGCTACAAGGGCGCTCACGGCATTGCGACGACGCGAAAGCGGTTCGCGCCGTTCCACTGGACAGGCGTCGAGAACGTCGCAGGCGGGATCGACACCGACGCCCCGTCGGTACAGGTGAGCGACGAACAGCTACTCGCGTGGGATCCAGAGACGATGTTCGTCAGCGCATCGAACCTCGGGCGTGCTCGCGAGGACGCGGCCTTAAGTCCCGAGTACGACTCGATCCGGGCGGTCGAGACCGGCGAAACCTACTCGATCCTGCCACACGCGACGTACCACCACAACTACGGATCGATCCTCGCAAACGCCTACTTCGTCGGGAAAACGGTCTATCCCGACCGCTTCGACGACGTAAACGTCGAAGCAACGACGAACGAGATTTTCGAGACCATGCTCGGCACGGGCCTGTACGCGGAGTTGCTCGAAACGTACGACGCTTTCCAACGACTCGAGTTCAGATGA
- a CDS encoding tyrosine-type recombinase/integrase has translation MSSANVDPETVEDPIEYFLTDISYQGKSERTRDAYERVLRDFEQFLTANMGSIKEASHRDCMAWIHEQRAGSAESTVATYASYLHRFYSYMTQVGVFDSNPMAIVMEELDESIETDPARRDLSIADMRGLVDTVTHPLEHALVLTLLKTGMRVGELCNLDQRDLHLADDPRDDVALRPSLEQRPDSLYVSSEPQRGSVVNGDRRSASNKRRRDTVIPVDGELAAALRAWLDIRPDPVSDARPLFTRTADNWGERVTTDAVHHIVTTRARDRGWYDSGSNAAENVTPHYFRHFFTTHLRDRTGDRGIVKYLRGDVAEDIIDTYTHDWGDRVRTVYEANIYQLR, from the coding sequence ATGAGTAGTGCAAACGTCGATCCGGAGACAGTAGAAGATCCCATCGAATACTTCCTGACAGATATTTCCTACCAGGGTAAAAGTGAACGGACGCGAGACGCCTACGAGCGTGTCCTCCGTGACTTCGAGCAGTTTTTGACAGCCAACATGGGGAGTATCAAAGAGGCTTCACATCGAGATTGCATGGCGTGGATTCACGAGCAACGTGCCGGCAGCGCCGAGAGTACCGTCGCGACCTACGCGTCGTACTTACACCGATTTTACTCCTATATGACCCAGGTCGGCGTCTTCGATTCGAACCCGATGGCGATCGTCATGGAAGAACTCGATGAGAGTATCGAGACTGACCCGGCACGACGAGATCTCTCGATCGCCGATATGCGGGGTCTCGTCGATACCGTGACTCATCCGCTCGAACACGCACTCGTCCTCACACTCCTCAAAACAGGGATGCGTGTCGGGGAGCTCTGTAATCTCGATCAACGGGATTTGCACCTCGCGGACGATCCTCGCGACGACGTGGCACTTCGGCCAAGCCTCGAACAACGGCCGGATTCGCTGTACGTCTCGAGTGAACCACAACGCGGTAGCGTCGTCAACGGTGACCGCCGGTCAGCTTCGAACAAACGCCGACGTGATACCGTCATTCCCGTCGATGGGGAACTGGCAGCGGCGCTGCGTGCCTGGCTCGATATTCGCCCGGATCCGGTCTCGGACGCACGGCCACTGTTTACCCGGACAGCAGATAACTGGGGTGAGCGCGTGACAACTGACGCGGTCCATCATATCGTGACCACCCGTGCGAGAGACCGAGGGTGGTACGATAGCGGGAGCAACGCTGCCGAAAACGTCACCCCCCACTACTTCCGGCACTTTTTCACCACCCATCTCCGGGATCGAACCGGCGATCGTGGCATCGTGAAGTACCTGCGGGGCGACGTCGCCGAAGATATCATCGACACGTACACCCACGATTGGGGCGACCGCGTCCGGACCGTCTACGAGGCGAACATCTACCAACTGCGCTGA
- a CDS encoding DUF5805 domain-containing protein: protein MADETPTSRKSVKTYIPAYQKEAWQDHADDLDMSQSEFVRTMVQAGRRHFSDEDLSEQPASESQSASSASEQIELTEQIRQLLEPHQVLTWEELVEEVIGDLERDLEESLDELQEANVVKYSGRDGGYRLVDT from the coding sequence ATGGCCGACGAGACGCCTACATCTCGAAAATCAGTAAAAACGTACATCCCGGCGTATCAAAAAGAGGCCTGGCAGGACCACGCGGACGATCTCGACATGAGTCAGAGTGAGTTTGTCCGGACCATGGTCCAGGCCGGTCGTCGACACTTTTCGGACGAAGACCTCTCTGAACAACCGGCGTCAGAGTCACAGTCAGCATCGTCCGCCAGCGAGCAGATCGAACTGACCGAACAAATTCGTCAATTACTGGAGCCCCACCAGGTACTGACGTGGGAGGAGTTGGTCGAAGAAGTGATCGGCGACCTCGAACGGGATCTCGAAGAAAGTCTCGACGAGCTCCAGGAAGCAAACGTCGTCAAATACAGCGGTCGTGACGGTGGCTACCGCCTGGTCGATACATGA
- a CDS encoding ATP-binding protein: MNQEPTVLLVGASDEAAPLTRALSPDDNFYRVEHVETGRQARRAVDESVCCVVADQELPASRGVDLARKLAETAIEPPVVINAETLDPELVAATGGPVTAVVPPSHRETLPETVRTQVEAHLQSFEETLKTDAIETLFENLEYTVMVKDDQARFLQLFSGLTGPSDQEARGRTDRELYAGRFNLGEQWYADDMQVLGGDPIHQEVKQYGEESPFWIEYTKLPWRDETGDIRGLVGFSQQVTDRVRLKQQLARQSKRLEAFSDYIAHDLKSPLQVASGHLDLARDGQEASFAEVQGALDRMDRMIDDIKILARREREDQLRLHEVPIVEPIRTIWENLETGEATLELELPQDMYINAAKGEFRPLLENLLRNAIDHGGSDVTVTVGPLNAGFFLEDDGPGIPPDDRDAIFEHGHTTADDGSGIGLAMVQDVVDSHDWTIEVCDSSEGGARFEITNVLSVTEPDRNVQTGESVSLTTATDVGNPVSAGDAIYDPNAQTWSITGAGADISGPENEFHYVFTRVAGDARIQAHVADLEAVGPYSKGGVMVRNSLDEDSLHGFVGRTAEHGTELLWCDRPGTKTTSQHLEEANDDYEWLRIDREGDVLTCSVSRDGATWNLIDQRHVPLAKEVLVGLATCSAVARRATTATFEDVTVRRIDTDAPS; encoded by the coding sequence TTGAACCAAGAGCCCACTGTTTTGCTCGTCGGTGCGAGCGACGAAGCGGCGCCGCTCACTCGGGCGCTGTCGCCGGACGACAATTTCTATCGAGTCGAACACGTCGAGACGGGACGCCAGGCACGTCGCGCCGTCGACGAGTCCGTCTGTTGTGTCGTGGCGGACCAAGAGTTGCCCGCATCACGGGGCGTTGATCTTGCTCGGAAACTCGCCGAGACTGCGATCGAGCCACCAGTCGTTATCAACGCCGAGACTCTCGACCCCGAGCTCGTTGCAGCGACCGGCGGGCCCGTCACCGCGGTCGTCCCGCCGTCCCATCGAGAGACGCTTCCCGAGACGGTCCGCACGCAGGTCGAGGCGCACTTACAATCTTTCGAAGAGACTCTCAAGACAGATGCCATCGAAACGCTGTTCGAGAACCTCGAGTACACGGTCATGGTCAAAGACGACCAAGCTCGCTTCCTGCAGTTGTTTTCGGGGTTGACTGGGCCAAGCGACCAGGAGGCACGCGGTCGGACGGACCGTGAACTGTACGCTGGGCGGTTCAACCTCGGCGAGCAGTGGTATGCCGACGATATGCAGGTTCTCGGAGGCGACCCGATCCACCAGGAGGTCAAACAATACGGCGAGGAGAGCCCGTTCTGGATCGAATACACGAAGCTCCCCTGGCGGGACGAAACCGGTGATATACGCGGACTCGTCGGGTTCTCCCAGCAAGTCACCGACCGGGTGAGACTCAAACAGCAGCTAGCCAGACAATCCAAGCGACTCGAAGCGTTTTCGGACTACATCGCACACGACCTCAAAAGCCCGCTGCAGGTCGCCAGTGGTCACCTTGACCTTGCGCGGGACGGCCAGGAAGCGAGTTTCGCGGAGGTGCAAGGCGCCCTCGATCGCATGGACCGCATGATCGACGATATCAAGATTCTGGCTCGGCGGGAGCGAGAAGACCAGCTACGGCTTCACGAAGTCCCGATCGTCGAACCCATCCGGACGATCTGGGAGAACCTCGAGACAGGCGAGGCCACTCTCGAACTCGAACTCCCTCAAGATATGTACATCAATGCGGCCAAAGGCGAGTTTCGCCCTCTCTTGGAGAACCTGCTTCGAAACGCTATCGATCACGGGGGCTCTGACGTGACCGTGACGGTCGGGCCGCTCAATGCAGGCTTCTTTCTCGAAGATGACGGGCCTGGGATCCCGCCCGACGATCGGGACGCTATCTTCGAACACGGCCACACCACGGCCGACGATGGAAGCGGTATCGGTCTGGCGATGGTCCAAGACGTCGTCGATTCACACGATTGGACCATCGAAGTCTGCGACAGTTCCGAGGGCGGCGCACGATTCGAAATTACGAACGTCCTCTCGGTAACCGAGCCGGATCGGAACGTCCAGACTGGCGAATCCGTCTCGCTCACCACTGCGACTGATGTCGGCAACCCGGTCAGCGCAGGTGACGCGATATACGATCCGAATGCCCAAACGTGGTCGATCACGGGCGCTGGAGCGGACATCTCGGGCCCGGAAAACGAGTTTCACTACGTCTTCACGCGAGTTGCCGGTGACGCGCGAATCCAAGCCCACGTTGCCGATCTCGAGGCCGTCGGTCCGTACAGTAAGGGCGGGGTCATGGTCCGTAACTCGCTCGATGAAGACTCGCTGCATGGGTTCGTTGGGCGGACAGCCGAACACGGGACTGAACTGCTCTGGTGTGATCGACCAGGAACCAAAACGACATCCCAGCACCTCGAGGAGGCCAACGACGACTACGAATGGCTCCGAATCGACCGAGAGGGCGACGTGCTCACCTGCTCGGTATCACGGGACGGAGCCACTTGGAATCTGATCGACCAGCGACACGTCCCGCTGGCCAAAGAAGTCTTGGTCGGATTGGCAACTTGCAGTGCTGTCGCCCGACGAGCCACGACAGCTACATTTGAAGACGTTACTGTCCGACGAATCGACACTGACGCCCCTTCGTAG
- the amrB gene encoding AmmeMemoRadiSam system protein B codes for MAGVREPAVAGRFYASQAEALQEQLRACYDHQIGPGTRPSPPAGTPAVAGLLTPHAGLPFSGPVAAHAYAALGTGGTPETVVVIGPNHTGIGANIAIPGHDAWQTPLGTVPIDGTVREQLVETTDATVDDRAHAREHATEVQLPFLQELYDSVSVLPISLRQQDEATARELGSAIAETLTERTVLIASSDFTHYEPHDVAMARDELALDPIREHDPDALIETVEREALSVCGYGAIATLLYALEGSVDVLAHASSGETAGSMAEVVGYGAVAIES; via the coding sequence ATGGCTGGCGTGCGAGAGCCGGCAGTCGCCGGCCGGTTCTACGCCAGCCAGGCAGAGGCGCTACAGGAGCAATTGCGCGCCTGCTACGATCACCAAATCGGTCCAGGGACTCGTCCATCCCCACCAGCGGGGACACCGGCTGTCGCGGGCCTTCTCACACCCCACGCTGGGCTGCCGTTTTCGGGGCCTGTCGCCGCCCATGCCTACGCCGCCCTTGGTACCGGAGGGACACCGGAGACGGTCGTCGTCATCGGCCCGAATCACACCGGGATCGGTGCGAACATCGCGATCCCAGGGCACGACGCGTGGCAAACGCCGCTGGGCACGGTCCCAATCGACGGGACAGTTCGCGAGCAGCTCGTCGAGACGACTGACGCGACGGTCGATGATCGAGCACACGCCCGAGAGCACGCGACCGAAGTCCAACTCCCCTTCCTCCAAGAGCTGTACGATTCCGTCTCGGTCCTCCCGATCAGCCTCCGGCAACAGGACGAAGCCACGGCCCGAGAGCTGGGGAGTGCAATCGCCGAGACACTCACCGAACGAACAGTCCTGATCGCGTCGTCGGATTTCACGCACTACGAACCCCACGACGTCGCGATGGCACGTGACGAACTGGCGTTAGACCCGATCCGCGAGCACGACCCGGACGCACTGATCGAGACAGTCGAGCGCGAAGCCCTCTCTGTCTGTGGGTACGGGGCGATCGCGACACTGCTGTATGCCCTCGAGGGAAGCGTCGACGTTCTCGCCCACGCGAGTAGCGGAGAGACGGCCGGTTCGATGGCAGAAGTCGTCGGATACGGCGCCGTCGCAATCGAGTCCTGA